One Pseudomonadota bacterium genomic window carries:
- a CDS encoding cupredoxin family protein codes for MSKTLPNLLRISLLAGLTTIAATSAAFASPGHSLAFGEAAKAEQATRTVTITMRDNLYEPESLTVKPGEIVRFVLVNKGELLHEFNIGTAAMHAKHQEEMAMMMEHGMLTPTGMNHDMSKMDHSKMGGMNMGDMKHDDPNSVLVEPGKTAELVWKFTQPTELEFACNIPGHYESGMAGPINFTK; via the coding sequence ATGTCGAAGACGCTCCCGAACCTTCTCCGCATCTCTTTGCTCGCCGGCCTCACGACGATCGCCGCCACGAGCGCCGCTTTCGCATCTCCCGGTCATAGCCTGGCATTCGGCGAGGCCGCCAAGGCCGAGCAGGCGACGCGCACCGTGACGATCACTATGCGCGACAATCTGTACGAACCCGAAAGTCTGACCGTGAAGCCGGGCGAGATCGTCCGCTTCGTGCTCGTGAACAAGGGCGAGCTGCTTCACGAGTTCAACATCGGTACCGCCGCCATGCACGCCAAGCACCAAGAAGAAATGGCGATGATGATGGAACACGGCATGCTGACGCCGACGGGCATGAACCATGACATGTCGAAGATGGACCATTCAAAGATGGGCGGCATGAACATGGGCGATATGAAGCATGACGACCCCAATAGCGTATTGGTTGAGCCCGGCAAGACGGCCGAACTGGTCTGGAAATTTACGCAGCCGACTGAACTGGAGTTCGCCTGCAACATCCCGGGTCACTACGAGTCCGGTATGGCCGGCCCCATCAACTTTACGAAGTGA
- a CDS encoding APC family permease translates to MTEEYQKESISLSGAVAMGTGVMIGAGIFALTGQIAQLAGPLFPLSFVVGAVVTAFSAYTYIKMSNAYPSAGGIGMILKKAYGPTTVAAGAALLMALSMVINESLVARTFGTYVLRGFGADPDSFLVPLLGVGLIVFAYLVNVSGNRSVGLLSILMAVLKVGGIALFGAAGLWASGISFEATGGDTGEGGFIASVALSILAFKGFTTITNSGAEVTNPHRNVGRAIVFSIAICVVVYLLVAFAVGSSLPLDRIVEAKDYALAEAAEPALGQTGFYLTVALAVVATASGLIASVFAVSRMLAMLTDMKMIPHSHFGMSGAIKDHTLVYTVVIAGFLTVFFDLSRIASLGAFFYLVMDIIIHWGVYRTLRKDIGARGGVLLTAIALDTVVLAAFAAMKWQTDPLIVVLAIVGMMAVFVFERVFLARNPAPEGAHDHH, encoded by the coding sequence ATGACAGAAGAATACCAGAAAGAGAGCATCAGCCTTTCCGGAGCGGTGGCTATGGGCACCGGCGTCATGATCGGTGCGGGGATCTTCGCGCTTACGGGACAGATTGCGCAACTGGCCGGACCGCTCTTTCCGCTGTCATTCGTTGTCGGCGCGGTCGTGACCGCGTTCAGCGCCTACACCTACATCAAGATGTCGAACGCTTATCCGTCGGCAGGCGGCATCGGGATGATCCTGAAGAAAGCCTACGGGCCGACGACAGTTGCGGCGGGTGCGGCGCTGCTGATGGCGCTTTCGATGGTCATCAACGAAAGCCTCGTCGCCCGGACGTTCGGCACCTACGTGTTGCGCGGTTTCGGCGCCGACCCGGACAGCTTCCTGGTTCCCTTGCTAGGAGTCGGGCTCATCGTCTTCGCCTATCTCGTCAACGTCTCGGGCAACCGATCGGTCGGGCTGTTGTCCATCCTCATGGCTGTGCTCAAGGTCGGCGGCATCGCGTTGTTCGGCGCGGCAGGCCTCTGGGCCAGCGGCATTTCCTTCGAGGCGACGGGTGGGGACACGGGTGAAGGCGGTTTCATCGCCTCGGTGGCGCTGTCGATTCTTGCCTTCAAGGGGTTCACGACGATCACCAACAGCGGAGCGGAGGTCACGAATCCGCACCGCAACGTGGGTCGGGCCATCGTCTTTTCCATTGCGATCTGCGTTGTCGTTTATCTGCTCGTCGCGTTCGCCGTCGGATCGAGCCTGCCGCTCGATAGAATCGTGGAGGCCAAGGACTATGCCCTGGCCGAGGCGGCCGAGCCGGCGCTCGGGCAAACCGGCTTTTACCTGACGGTGGCTCTTGCCGTCGTGGCGACTGCTTCTGGCCTGATTGCGAGCGTCTTCGCGGTCTCTCGCATGTTGGCCATGTTGACGGACATGAAGATGATCCCGCACAGCCACTTTGGCATGTCGGGCGCGATCAAGGACCACACGCTCGTCTACACCGTCGTCATCGCCGGCTTCCTGACAGTGTTCTTCGACCTTAGCCGGATCGCCTCGCTCGGCGCATTCTTCTATCTCGTAATGGACATCATTATTCACTGGGGCGTCTATCGGACGCTCCGCAAGGACATCGGAGCACGCGGCGGGGTGTTGCTGACCGCGATCGCGCTAGACACGGTGGTTCTGGCGGCCTTTGCGGCAATGAAGTGGCAGACCGATCCGCTGATTGTCGTACTTGCCATTGTAGGCATGATGGCGGTGTTCGTGTTCGAGCGTGTTTTCCTCGCGCGCAATCCTGCCCCCGAAGGTGCGCACGACCACCATTAA
- a CDS encoding multicopper oxidase family protein, translated as MSPMTLALSRRTLLKACAAGAASLSMPGLMLPARAAGVREFSLRAAPGRARLVPEPHGETPAWCYNETVPGPEIRVRQGERLRITVENGLAEETTVHWHGLRVPNAMDGVPHLNQPPIAPGGTFVYEFDAVDAGTFWYHPHQRSFEQVGRGLYGPLIVEEPEPPKVDRELVWVLDDWRLTKSAEISNDFGNGHDMSHNGRIGNTVTINGRVPDARPVRSGERIRLRLINAANARIFSLDFQGHTPTVIALDGQPVTPHAPMGGLVVLGPAMRADIILDMMGEPGSRVSVIDRFYRDLEYRLVDLAYGETAFRDTMPDWPIVLPANPLREPNVAAALRHEVIFNGGMMGGMVMAEMGGSMGEGTSRGMGGGMMRGMMGMMHGNGIWFVNGKAAEGHVLDPMLTLERDGSHVIAMTNATAWHHPIHLHGHSFRVISRNGEPTPHREWQDTVLMAPREKVEIAFVADNPGDWMFHCHILEHQAGGMMGVIRVA; from the coding sequence ATGTCACCGATGACCTTGGCGCTATCGCGCCGAACTTTACTGAAGGCGTGCGCCGCCGGCGCTGCAAGCCTGAGCATGCCTGGCCTTATGTTGCCCGCACGTGCGGCCGGCGTCCGGGAGTTCTCCTTGCGGGCCGCGCCGGGACGGGCGCGGCTCGTTCCGGAGCCGCACGGCGAGACGCCCGCCTGGTGCTATAACGAGACCGTCCCCGGACCTGAAATCCGCGTTCGTCAGGGCGAGCGTCTTCGGATTACCGTCGAGAACGGGCTTGCCGAAGAGACCACAGTCCACTGGCACGGGCTCCGGGTCCCCAACGCCATGGATGGCGTGCCGCATCTCAACCAGCCGCCGATCGCGCCGGGCGGAACCTTCGTCTACGAGTTCGACGCGGTCGATGCCGGCACCTTCTGGTATCACCCGCATCAGCGCAGCTTCGAGCAGGTCGGCCGCGGCCTGTACGGGCCGCTGATCGTCGAAGAGCCCGAACCGCCAAAAGTCGATCGGGAACTCGTCTGGGTGCTCGACGACTGGCGGCTCACGAAGTCTGCCGAGATCTCCAACGATTTCGGTAACGGCCATGACATGAGCCACAATGGCCGGATCGGCAACACCGTCACCATCAACGGTCGCGTGCCGGACGCGCGTCCGGTGCGCAGCGGCGAGCGCATCCGGCTGCGGCTCATCAATGCCGCGAACGCGCGCATCTTCAGCCTCGACTTCCAAGGCCATACACCGACGGTCATCGCGCTCGACGGCCAGCCGGTAACGCCGCACGCGCCAATGGGCGGCCTCGTCGTACTGGGACCGGCGATGCGGGCCGACATCATTCTCGACATGATGGGCGAGCCCGGCAGTCGGGTCTCGGTCATTGACCGCTTCTATCGGGACCTCGAATACCGGCTGGTCGACCTCGCCTACGGTGAGACAGCGTTTAGGGACACCATGCCTGACTGGCCGATCGTCCTGCCCGCCAATCCCTTGCGCGAACCAAATGTCGCTGCGGCGCTCCGCCACGAGGTGATCTTCAACGGCGGCATGATGGGCGGAATGGTGATGGCCGAGATGGGCGGCAGCATGGGCGAAGGAACATCAAGGGGAATGGGCGGCGGGATGATGCGCGGCATGATGGGCATGATGCACGGCAATGGCATCTGGTTCGTCAATGGCAAGGCCGCCGAAGGCCATGTGCTAGACCCGATGCTGACGCTCGAACGCGATGGTTCGCATGTGATCGCCATGACCAATGCGACGGCGTGGCACCATCCGATCCACCTGCACGGCCATTCCTTCCGTGTGATCTCGCGCAACGGCGAGCCGACGCCGCACCGCGAATGGCAGGACACGGTGCTGATGGCGCCTCGGGAGAAGGTCGAGATCGCCTTCGTCGCCGACAATCCCGGCGACTGGATGTTCCACTGCCACATACTCGAACACCAGGCCGGCGGGATGATGGGTGTCATCCGCGTCGCCTGA
- a CDS encoding copper resistance protein B, translating to MKSMIARYNSRQELAFLAGFLPAVFLFGPAQSAEPGQLFTFFQAEQFEYRANDGHDSLNWDAQGWIGNDDHKAWLKTEGEKPTDGRLEKGEIQLLYSRRISDFFDAQAGVRYDIEPGPERGFGVFALQGLAPYWFEIDASAFVSNEGEVSARFEAEYDLLITQKLILQPTTEVNFAVQSVRERGIGSGINDVELGLRLRYEIERKFAPYIGISWERKIGETADIAQDEGEDIDTLSFVTGIRFWF from the coding sequence ATGAAATCGATGATTGCACGATACAATTCTCGGCAGGAACTTGCGTTCCTTGCCGGTTTTCTCCCCGCCGTGTTCCTGTTCGGCCCGGCCCAGTCCGCCGAGCCCGGTCAGCTGTTCACCTTCTTTCAGGCCGAGCAATTCGAATACAGGGCTAACGATGGGCACGACAGTCTCAACTGGGATGCCCAGGGCTGGATCGGGAACGACGACCACAAGGCCTGGCTCAAAACCGAAGGCGAGAAACCGACGGATGGACGACTGGAGAAGGGAGAGATCCAGCTCCTCTACAGCCGCCGGATCTCCGACTTCTTCGATGCGCAGGCGGGTGTACGCTACGACATCGAACCCGGCCCCGAACGGGGATTCGGCGTCTTCGCCCTGCAGGGACTGGCCCCTTATTGGTTCGAAATCGATGCCTCCGCGTTCGTCAGCAACGAAGGCGAGGTTTCGGCTCGTTTCGAGGCCGAGTACGACCTCCTGATCACACAAAAGCTGATCCTGCAGCCAACGACAGAGGTCAACTTTGCAGTCCAAAGCGTCCGGGAGAGGGGCATCGGCTCCGGCATCAACGATGTCGAACTCGGGCTTCGCCTCCGCTATGAAATCGAGCGGAAGTTCGCGCCCTATATCGGCATAAGTTGGGAGCGAAAGATCGGCGAGACGGCTGACATTGCGCAGGATGAAGGAGAGGATATCGACACCCTTTCTTTCGTCACTGGCATTCGTTTCTGGTTCTGA
- a CDS encoding transposase: MMGGIEHVARGIIADLEAKLPGQRRTQRGKLGLLVATMLEVRSANCMDLAASLPRPCKLVIKRYQWIERFLSNDLVDVDAVMAPYGREVLKHLADAGQTVVLMIDQSKATDLHQMVMVSVRLGNRALPLAWRVKETQGAIGIAEQRKALEAVRAMLPEGVRVVLMGDRFYGSPDLIAWCRKQGWHWRLRLKQELLVFEQDGETTLGECFARGERMLSDIELTHKRVRTHVAMVHEEGHPEPWIIALSEAPTIHRAFDYGLRWGIEAMFSDFKTRGFGLEDSQIQYPDRLARLILVMALALYWAVSTGMWDAEHNPTPAEKKTRGTVRARRGAA; the protein is encoded by the coding sequence GTGATGGGCGGGATCGAACACGTTGCTCGTGGGATCATAGCGGACCTTGAGGCGAAGCTGCCGGGCCAGCGCAGGACGCAGCGCGGCAAGCTGGGTCTTCTGGTGGCGACGATGCTGGAGGTGCGCAGCGCCAATTGCATGGACCTTGCGGCCTCACTGCCACGGCCGTGCAAGCTGGTCATCAAGCGCTATCAGTGGATCGAGCGTTTTCTGTCCAATGATCTGGTGGATGTGGACGCGGTGATGGCGCCTTATGGTCGCGAGGTGCTGAAGCATCTGGCGGACGCCGGACAGACCGTTGTGCTGATGATCGACCAGAGCAAGGCGACCGATCTGCACCAGATGGTGATGGTCTCGGTGCGCCTCGGCAACCGGGCGCTGCCCTTGGCCTGGCGAGTGAAGGAGACGCAGGGCGCCATCGGCATTGCCGAACAGCGCAAGGCGCTGGAAGCGGTGCGGGCCATGCTGCCCGAGGGAGTGAGGGTGGTGCTGATGGGCGACCGTTTCTATGGCAGCCCCGATCTCATCGCCTGGTGCCGGAAGCAGGGGTGGCACTGGCGGCTGAGGCTCAAGCAGGAGCTGCTGGTGTTCGAGCAGGACGGCGAGACGACGCTTGGCGAGTGCTTCGCCCGTGGCGAGCGCATGCTCAGCGACATCGAACTCACCCACAAGCGCGTGCGGACCCATGTCGCCATGGTTCACGAGGAGGGCCACCCCGAACCCTGGATCATCGCCCTCTCCGAAGCCCCGACAATACACCGTGCCTTCGATTATGGGCTGCGCTGGGGCATCGAGGCCATGTTCTCCGACTTCAAGACACGGGGCTTCGGGCTGGAGGACAGCCAGATCCAGTACCCGGACCGCCTTGCACGGCTGATCCTGGTCATGGCGCTGGCCCTCTACTGGGCCGTCTCCACCGGCATGTGGGATGCCGAGCACAATCCCACCCCCGCCGAAAAAAAGACCCGCGGGACCGTCCGCGCAAGGCGGGGCGCAGCCTGA
- a CDS encoding heavy metal translocating P-type ATPase has protein sequence MEHDHHHAAPDIPAGANTATDPVCGMTVAIKPDGRRAEFQGKTFHFCSEKCHTKFKADPWFYASGRAASQKKAAPANVRYTCPMHPEIVRDAPGSCPICGMALEPMVPSDEPSEELTDFTRRMWISAAAAVPLIILTMGELVALPVRDWIGHQMASYLEFVLATPIILWAALPFFRRGWDSVVNRSPNMWTLISIGVAAAYLYSIVATFLPGVFPEEYRMGHGVGTYFEAAVVIVALVFVGQVLELRARERTGDAIRALLDLAPKTARRILPDGSEYDAPLENIMEGDRLRVRPGDAVPVDGTVIEGRSSLDESMLTGESMPVEKGPGDAVTGATINKNGSLVIEAGKVGSDTVLAQIVSMVSKARRSRAPIQGLADRVSAVFVPTVVVIAIIAFIVWMIFGPEPALVFAIASAVSVLIIACPCALGLATPISITTAAGRGAQAGVLIKDAEALERMAGVDTLIVDKTGTLTMGKPKLTDTVALGEVTEIDLLSLAAALERGSEHPLAEAIVEGAEAHDAPRQEAKDFDAVTGKGVRGKVGEREVALGNAAMMREMGLDTAAAEAKADALRVEGKTAMFVSVDGALAGIVAVADPIKDSTAEAIKELHAQGLRVIMATGDNERTAQAVAGKLGIDEVRAGILPEGKKDLIDQLRRDGHKIAMAGDGVNDAPALAAADVGIAMGTGADVAMESAGITLLGGDLMGIVRARKLARATLRNIRQNLFFAFAYNALGVPVAAGLLYPVTGMLLSPMIAAAAMSLSSVSVITNALRLRQIDL, from the coding sequence ATGGAGCACGATCATCATCACGCAGCGCCCGACATACCGGCGGGAGCGAACACTGCAACGGACCCGGTTTGCGGGATGACGGTCGCGATCAAGCCGGACGGACGTCGCGCCGAGTTCCAGGGCAAGACCTTCCATTTCTGCTCGGAGAAATGCCACACGAAGTTCAAGGCCGATCCTTGGTTCTATGCCTCAGGCCGCGCGGCCAGTCAAAAGAAGGCAGCCCCGGCCAACGTCCGGTACACTTGCCCGATGCATCCCGAAATCGTGCGCGATGCGCCGGGTTCATGCCCGATCTGCGGCATGGCGCTGGAACCGATGGTGCCTTCGGACGAGCCAAGTGAAGAGCTGACGGATTTCACTCGCCGGATGTGGATCTCAGCGGCTGCCGCAGTACCGCTCATCATCCTGACCATGGGCGAACTGGTGGCGCTGCCGGTACGCGACTGGATCGGGCACCAGATGGCCAGCTACCTCGAGTTCGTGCTCGCCACGCCGATCATCCTCTGGGCGGCGCTTCCATTCTTCCGGCGCGGCTGGGATTCGGTCGTGAACCGCAGCCCCAACATGTGGACGCTGATCAGCATCGGTGTGGCGGCGGCATACCTCTACTCGATCGTCGCCACCTTCCTGCCGGGTGTGTTTCCCGAAGAGTATCGGATGGGCCACGGCGTCGGCACCTACTTCGAGGCGGCGGTCGTGATCGTGGCGCTGGTCTTCGTCGGCCAGGTTCTCGAACTGCGCGCGCGCGAACGCACCGGGGATGCGATCCGCGCACTTCTGGACCTCGCGCCGAAAACCGCGCGGCGCATTCTGCCGGACGGCAGCGAATACGACGCTCCGCTGGAAAACATCATGGAGGGCGATCGGCTTCGCGTGCGCCCGGGCGATGCTGTCCCTGTCGACGGGACGGTGATCGAGGGGCGATCCTCGCTGGATGAAAGCATGCTGACCGGCGAGTCGATGCCGGTTGAGAAAGGTCCGGGGGATGCGGTGACCGGCGCCACGATCAACAAGAACGGCTCTCTGGTGATCGAGGCCGGCAAGGTCGGGTCCGATACCGTGCTGGCGCAGATCGTCTCGATGGTGTCGAAGGCGCGGCGGTCCCGCGCGCCGATCCAGGGGCTGGCCGACCGCGTGTCGGCGGTCTTCGTGCCAACCGTGGTCGTCATCGCCATCATAGCCTTCATCGTCTGGATGATCTTCGGCCCGGAACCCGCGCTAGTCTTCGCCATAGCATCCGCCGTTTCAGTCCTCATCATTGCCTGCCCCTGCGCTCTGGGGTTGGCGACGCCGATCTCCATCACCACGGCAGCGGGGCGAGGCGCACAGGCGGGCGTGCTGATCAAGGACGCCGAGGCGCTGGAGCGTATGGCGGGTGTCGATACGCTCATCGTGGACAAGACCGGCACCCTGACCATGGGCAAGCCGAAGCTGACCGACACCGTGGCGCTTGGGGAGGTCACTGAGATTGACCTGCTGTCGCTGGCTGCGGCCCTGGAGCGCGGCTCTGAACACCCCCTGGCAGAGGCGATCGTCGAGGGCGCCGAGGCGCATGACGCCCCGCGTCAGGAGGCCAAGGACTTTGACGCCGTCACCGGCAAGGGCGTACGTGGCAAGGTTGGCGAACGCGAGGTGGCGCTCGGCAATGCCGCGATGATGCGGGAGATGGGTCTGGACACGGCAGCGGCCGAAGCTAAGGCCGACGCTCTGCGCGTCGAGGGCAAGACGGCCATGTTCGTGTCGGTCGACGGCGCGCTTGCCGGCATCGTGGCGGTGGCCGACCCAATCAAGGACAGCACCGCGGAAGCGATCAAGGAACTTCACGCCCAAGGGCTGCGCGTCATCATGGCGACGGGTGACAACGAGCGCACGGCGCAGGCAGTGGCGGGCAAGCTCGGCATCGACGAGGTGCGCGCGGGCATCCTGCCCGAGGGCAAGAAAGACCTGATCGACCAGTTGCGCCGCGATGGCCACAAGATCGCGATGGCGGGCGACGGGGTGAACGATGCGCCCGCGCTGGCCGCCGCCGATGTCGGCATCGCCATGGGAACCGGGGCCGATGTGGCGATGGAAAGCGCGGGCATCACCCTGCTGGGCGGCGACCTGATGGGCATTGTCCGCGCGCGCAAGCTAGCGCGCGCCACCTTGCGTAACATCAGGCAGAACCTGTTTTTCGCCTTCGCCTACAACGCGCTCGGCGTGCCGGTCGCGGCGGGGCTTCTTTACCCGGTCACCGGGATGTTGCTGTCGCCGATGATCGCGGCGGCGGCAATGAGTCTGTCCTCCGTTTCGGTGATCACCAACGCCCTGCGGCTCCGGCAGATAGACCTCTGA
- a CDS encoding copper resistance system multicopper oxidase, producing the protein MNKPISGVSRRDALKLAGAAGLAGTLAVYPGRRSFASSTKEYTLNVDAGRIAVDGIGSNAILMGGSVPAPTMRWREGDEVVVYATNRLDVPTSIHWHGLLIEGVMDGAPGFNGYVAIQPGETYTYRFKLRQAGTYWYHSHSAMQEQQGMYGAIVIEPSGREPVRANRDYVVVLSDHTQEDPMRVLSNLKADAGYYNYGKRTLIDFFRDANRDGFNTALKDRLDWGDMRMDPTDLADVTGYTFLINGRGPKDNWTALFKPGERVRLRFINASAMSFFDVRIPGLPMTVFSADGQNVQPVRVDEFRFGVGETYDVIVLPRDDKAFTIFAEPIDRSGYARATLAPREGMEAAIPEQRPRTILSMADMGMAHGGMDHGSMTGMDHGSMAGGAMSGGAMAGMDHSKMGGAPMAGMDHGAMGHGGAAAEGGERRPFGWADASTPPGAKALDYADLKASTPNPDGREPNHEIEVRLTGIMERYMWNLNGRPFGKDEPIRVAYGDRVRLKFVNTTMMAHPMHLHGMFVELENGQTDRKPRKHVVVVPPGKTVSAVLTANEPGDWPFHCHLIYHMEAGMMTRFIVEPKSA; encoded by the coding sequence ATGAACAAACCAATCTCCGGCGTCTCCCGACGAGACGCACTCAAACTCGCCGGAGCGGCGGGCTTGGCCGGCACCCTCGCGGTCTATCCCGGCCGCCGCAGCTTCGCCTCTTCGACGAAGGAGTACACGCTGAACGTCGATGCCGGTCGCATCGCCGTCGACGGGATTGGCAGCAACGCCATACTGATGGGCGGCTCCGTGCCGGCGCCGACGATGCGGTGGCGCGAGGGCGACGAGGTCGTGGTCTATGCGACCAATCGTCTGGATGTGCCCACGTCCATCCACTGGCACGGCCTCCTCATTGAAGGCGTCATGGACGGCGCACCCGGCTTCAACGGCTATGTCGCCATCCAGCCCGGCGAGACCTACACCTACCGCTTCAAGCTGCGCCAGGCCGGTACCTATTGGTACCACAGCCACTCCGCGATGCAGGAGCAGCAGGGCATGTACGGCGCCATCGTCATCGAGCCCTCCGGACGCGAACCGGTACGGGCGAACCGCGACTATGTCGTGGTCCTCTCCGACCATACCCAAGAAGACCCGATGCGCGTGCTGTCCAACCTGAAGGCCGATGCCGGGTACTACAATTACGGGAAACGAACCCTCATCGATTTCTTTCGGGACGCAAACCGCGACGGGTTCAATACCGCTCTGAAGGACCGCCTCGACTGGGGCGACATGCGGATGGACCCGACCGACCTCGCGGATGTCACCGGCTACACCTTCCTGATCAATGGCCGTGGACCGAAAGACAACTGGACCGCTCTTTTCAAGCCCGGTGAGCGTGTCCGCCTCAGATTCATCAACGCATCCGCCATGAGCTTCTTCGACGTCCGCATACCGGGCCTTCCCATGACCGTGTTCTCGGCCGATGGGCAGAATGTCCAGCCGGTTCGGGTCGACGAGTTCCGCTTTGGCGTCGGCGAGACATACGACGTCATCGTGCTTCCACGCGATGACAAGGCGTTCACGATCTTCGCAGAGCCGATCGATCGTTCGGGCTATGCCCGGGCGACGCTGGCGCCGCGTGAGGGTATGGAGGCTGCTATCCCCGAACAGCGACCGCGCACGATCCTCAGCATGGCGGACATGGGCATGGCACACGGTGGCATGGACCACGGTTCGATGACGGGGATGGATCATGGCTCGATGGCGGGCGGCGCCATGTCCGGTGGCGCGATGGCTGGCATGGACCATAGCAAGATGGGCGGGGCTCCCATGGCTGGCATGGACCACGGCGCCATGGGTCATGGCGGAGCCGCGGCGGAGGGAGGAGAACGCCGCCCCTTCGGTTGGGCCGACGCAAGCACGCCGCCGGGGGCGAAGGCTCTGGACTACGCGGATCTGAAAGCGTCGACCCCGAACCCGGACGGCCGTGAACCGAATCACGAGATCGAAGTGCGGCTGACAGGCATCATGGAACGGTACATGTGGAACCTGAACGGCCGTCCCTTCGGGAAGGACGAGCCGATCCGTGTGGCCTACGGGGACCGGGTGCGCTTGAAGTTCGTCAACACGACGATGATGGCGCACCCAATGCACCTGCACGGCATGTTTGTCGAACTGGAGAACGGCCAGACCGACAGGAAGCCGCGCAAGCACGTTGTCGTGGTACCTCCCGGCAAGACCGTCTCTGCGGTGTTGACGGCGAACGAGCCGGGCGACTGGCCGTTCCATTGCCACCTTATCTATCACATGGAAGCTGGGATGATGACGCGTTTCATCGTCGAGCCGAAAAGCGCGTGA
- a CDS encoding pseudoazurin, which produces MLPRSLFAFATILLLGTPAAADEVRMEMRNQSGSERFVYEPDFIRVSPGDTVVFVPIDKGHNAVSIGGFGTGADQSINVGFNKEVSVTFDKPGIYGVKCTPHVGLGMVGIIVVGEVEVPEAARASIAKLPPKARQRLELLLGQVGRS; this is translated from the coding sequence ATGCTGCCAAGAAGTTTATTCGCTTTCGCCACCATACTGCTGCTCGGTACTCCGGCGGCGGCTGACGAAGTGCGCATGGAGATGCGCAATCAGTCTGGAAGCGAGCGGTTCGTCTATGAGCCGGATTTCATCCGGGTATCGCCGGGCGATACGGTCGTCTTCGTCCCCATCGACAAAGGCCACAATGCCGTCTCCATCGGCGGGTTTGGCACCGGCGCCGATCAGTCGATCAATGTCGGCTTCAACAAGGAGGTATCGGTCACCTTCGACAAGCCCGGCATCTACGGCGTGAAATGCACGCCCCATGTCGGGCTCGGCATGGTCGGCATCATCGTCGTAGGCGAGGTCGAGGTGCCGGAGGCAGCGCGCGCGAGCATCGCAAAGCTTCCGCCTAAGGCACGCCAGCGGCTCGAATTGCTGCTCGGACAGGTCGGGCGTTCCTGA
- a CDS encoding DUF411 domain-containing protein has product MTPDALSRRAILIGGAALLAASPLRTLAQGFGPAIHVMKDPNCSCCSAWIEILENVGFTVTTEPSAGTLLMRYKLDNGIPQEMVSCHTGRVEGYMIEGHVPVAEIRRLLDERPDAVGLAVPGMPYGSPSMGPESEREAYDVFLVRGGGSTEVFTSYAAA; this is encoded by the coding sequence ATGACTCCAGATGCTCTTTCTCGGCGCGCGATCCTGATCGGCGGAGCAGCATTGCTGGCTGCATCGCCGCTGAGGACCCTCGCGCAGGGCTTCGGACCGGCGATCCATGTGATGAAGGACCCGAATTGCAGCTGCTGCTCGGCTTGGATCGAGATCCTCGAGAACGTTGGCTTTACCGTCACGACCGAGCCGAGCGCCGGGACTCTTCTGATGCGCTACAAGCTGGACAACGGCATTCCGCAGGAGATGGTCTCCTGCCATACGGGCCGCGTCGAGGGCTACATGATCGAGGGCCATGTCCCTGTCGCCGAGATTCGTCGCCTGCTGGATGAGCGCCCTGACGCAGTGGGCCTCGCAGTGCCCGGTATGCCCTACGGATCGCCTAGCATGGGGCCGGAAAGCGAACGCGAAGCCTATGACGTGTTCCTCGTTCGGGGCGGCGGATCGACCGAAGTCTTCACCAGCTACGCTGCCGCGTGA
- a CDS encoding D-Ala-D-Ala carboxypeptidase family metallohydrolase produces the protein MTTMTYKHWRDMPERSWRWKDFSPAEIACRGSGSLRINEEALDKLQALRDRLGKPLIVRSAYRSPAHNRAVGGAPRSKHMDGTAFDIAMANHDPVAFEAAARAVGFLGFGYYPRSGFMHIDLGPARQWGERFPVRATAFAAETAPVREVLADSRTMKGSGAAGVATLGAAGVEVAQNVLAETQTAILPLVPYLDTLRWVFIAVALAGLAVTIYARIDDWKRGRR, from the coding sequence ATGACGACCATGACCTACAAACACTGGCGCGACATGCCCGAGCGTTCGTGGCGCTGGAAGGATTTCTCCCCCGCGGAGATCGCCTGCCGGGGCAGCGGCTCCCTGCGGATCAACGAGGAGGCGCTCGACAAGCTCCAGGCGCTGCGCGACCGGCTTGGCAAGCCGCTCATCGTCCGTTCGGCCTACCGCAGTCCGGCACATAACCGCGCTGTAGGCGGCGCGCCGCGCTCGAAGCACATGGACGGCACGGCCTTCGACATCGCCATGGCCAACCACGATCCGGTCGCTTTCGAGGCTGCCGCCCGAGCCGTCGGCTTCCTCGGCTTCGGCTACTATCCGCGCTCGGGCTTCATGCACATCGATCTCGGCCCGGCTCGGCAATGGGGCGAGCGTTTCCCGGTGCGGGCGACGGCGTTCGCCGCGGAAACGGCGCCCGTGCGGGAGGTCTTGGCCGACAGTCGCACGATGAAGGGCAGCGGCGCAGCAGGCGTGGCGACGCTTGGCGCCGCTGGCGTCGAGGTGGCGCAGAACGTCCTGGCGGAGACCCAGACCGCGATCCTGCCGCTCGTGCCCTATCTCGACACCTTGCGCTGGGTGTTCATCGCCGTGGCGCTCGCGGGCCTTGCCGTGACGATCTACGCCCGCATCGACGACTGGAAGCGGGGGCGTCGATGA